A region from the Leopardus geoffroyi isolate Oge1 chromosome C2, O.geoffroyi_Oge1_pat1.0, whole genome shotgun sequence genome encodes:
- the SUCNR1 gene encoding succinate receptor 1, translating into MQIRLHYVQQHSLGLEAVSGCRQRLSVKGSGPSNRMAWNETCQNWLAAEISLEKYYLSIFYGIEFVVGVLANTTVVFGYLFCLKNWNSSNIYLFNLSISDLAFLCTLPMLIRSYSQGKWTYGDVLCISNRYVLHANLYTSILFLTFISVDRYLLMKHPFREHFLQKKEFAVLISLGIWVLVTLELLPILSLIHPNIAVNGTNCIDYASSGDPKYNLIYSMCLTFLGFLIPLLVMCFFYFKIALFLKQRSIQLATALPLEKPLTLVIMAVVIFSVLFTPYHIMRNVRIASRLGKWKQSRCAQATINSLYIVTRPLAFLNSTVNPVFYFLMGDHFREMLMSKLRHQFKSLTSFRR; encoded by the exons ATGCAAATTAGGCTTCACTATGTCCAGCAGCACAGTCTTGGGTTAGAAGCTGTATCAGGTTGCAGGCAAAGACTTTCCGTCAAGGGATCAGGGCCTTCCAACAGAATG gCGTGGAATGAAACTTGCCAAAATTGGCTGGCAGCAGAGATTTCCCTGGAAAAGTACTACCTTTCCATTTTTTACGGGATCGAGTTTGTTGTGGGAGTCCTTGCAAATACAACTGTTGTGTTTGGCTACCTCTTCTGTCTGAAGAACTGGAATAGCAGTAACATTTATCTCTTTAACCTCTCTATCTCAGACTTGGCTTTTTTGTGCACCCTCCCCATGCTGATAAGAAGTTATTCTCAAGGAAAGTGGACATATGGGGATGTGCTCTGCATAAGCAACCGATACGTGCTTCATGCCAACCTCTACACGAGCAtcctttttctcacttttatCAGCGTTGATCGATACCTGCTCATGAAGCATCCTTTCCGAGAACACTTTCTGCAAAAGAAAGAGTTCGCTGTTTTAATCTCTTTGGGTATTTGGGTTTTAGTAACCCTAGAGCTCCTGCCCATACTTTCTCTTATACATCCAAATATAGCTGTCAATGGCACCAACTGTATTGATTATGCAAGCTCTGGGGACCCCAAATACAACCTCATTTATAGCATGTGTCtaaccttcttgggattcctcATTCCTCTTTTGGTGATGTGCTTCTTTTATTTCAAGATTGCTCTGTTCTTAAAGCAGAGGAGCATACAGCTTGCTACTGCTTTGCCCCTTGAAAAGCCCCTCACGTTAGTCATCATGGCAGTTGTGATCTTCTCCGTGCTTTTTACTCCCTACCACATCATGCGGAATGTGAGGATTGCTTCACGCCTGGGAAAGTGGAAGCAGTCCCGCTGTGCTCAGGCCACCATCAACTCCTTATACATTGTGACTCGGCCTTTGGCCTTTCTGAACAGCACCGTCAACCCTGTCTTCTACTTCCTTATGGGAGATCACTTCAGGGAGATGTTGATGAGCAAGCTGAGGCACCAATTCAAATCCCTGACATCCTTTAGAAGATGA